In the Aromatoleum bremense genome, one interval contains:
- the flgE gene encoding flagellar hook protein FlgE has translation MAFQQGLSGLASASKALDVISNNVANSNTIGFKAGRAEFADVFAASFNGTGGNSQVGIGTTIAAVSQNFSQGNVTVTNNPLDLAINGNGFFRVSAPDGTEAFTRNGQFDISKDGFIVNAQGYRLSGYGADVNGDILTGVVSDIVVNPSLAGGAPQQTGVSQRPLPDNTAGLSLGVNLDSRQHLPEKPKFSAADPKSYNNATSATLYDSLGNPKTLTMYFVRNGTRADPAASPPKLEEVKNDWTVHYQLDGKDIGNPTFNHTLSFNTGGVLTTSLPVTGPAFKDLFGDNLVPGLETPALRIDFSGTTQYGGEFGINVPSDQDGFAPGRLTGVSVGDDGVIEGRYSNGQSRDLGQVVLANFRSPNGLVSLGGNMWAQSPASGPSSVGVPGSANLGLLNAGAVEEANVDLTAELVQLIVQQRNYQANAQSVQAQNTILQTIVNLG, from the coding sequence ATGGCATTCCAGCAAGGATTGAGCGGCCTCGCTTCGGCGTCGAAAGCCCTCGACGTCATCAGCAACAACGTCGCGAACTCGAATACCATCGGCTTCAAGGCCGGGCGTGCGGAGTTCGCGGATGTTTTCGCTGCTTCTTTCAATGGTACGGGGGGCAATTCGCAAGTCGGAATCGGGACGACGATTGCTGCCGTAAGCCAGAACTTCTCCCAGGGCAACGTGACCGTCACGAACAACCCGCTGGACCTGGCGATCAACGGCAACGGCTTCTTTCGCGTCAGCGCGCCGGATGGAACGGAAGCTTTCACGCGAAACGGCCAGTTCGACATCAGCAAGGACGGGTTCATCGTCAATGCTCAAGGATATCGGCTGTCCGGCTATGGCGCGGACGTCAATGGGGACATCCTGACGGGCGTCGTCAGTGACATCGTCGTGAACCCGTCGCTGGCGGGAGGGGCGCCACAACAAACCGGCGTCTCGCAGCGCCCCCTCCCTGACAACACGGCGGGGCTTAGCCTCGGGGTCAATCTCGACTCCAGACAACACTTGCCCGAGAAGCCGAAGTTTTCGGCCGCGGACCCCAAGTCATACAACAACGCCACGTCGGCGACCCTGTACGACAGCCTCGGCAACCCCAAGACGTTGACGATGTATTTCGTCCGCAACGGCACACGGGCGGATCCGGCGGCCAGCCCGCCGAAGCTCGAAGAGGTGAAGAACGACTGGACTGTCCATTATCAACTCGATGGCAAGGACATCGGGAACCCGACGTTCAACCACACGCTGTCGTTCAATACTGGCGGCGTGTTGACTACGTCATTGCCCGTGACCGGTCCCGCTTTTAAGGATCTCTTCGGCGACAACCTTGTACCCGGCCTCGAAACCCCCGCTTTGCGGATCGACTTCAGCGGTACGACCCAGTATGGCGGCGAGTTCGGGATCAATGTCCCCTCGGACCAGGACGGATTCGCACCGGGCCGGCTGACGGGCGTCTCCGTCGGCGATGACGGAGTCATTGAAGGTCGCTACAGCAATGGCCAGTCCCGCGATCTGGGGCAAGTTGTCCTGGCGAACTTCCGCAGTCCGAACGGCCTGGTGTCGCTGGGGGGCAACATGTGGGCCCAGTCGCCGGCCTCGGGGCCGTCCAGCGTCGGCGTGCCCGGCAGTGCCAACCTGGGGCTGCTCAACGCGGGCGCGGTCGAGGAAGCCAACGTCGATCTCACCGCGGAGCTTGTGCAGCTCATCGTCCAGCAGCGCAACTACCAGGCGAACGCACAATCCGTGCAGGCCCAGAACACCATCCTGCAGACCATCGTCAATCTCGGATAA
- a CDS encoding flagellar hook assembly protein FlgD, translating to MTTVNSATSSAADAVMSNLARNSAAPEKSEELSQTRFLKLLTTQLKNQDPMNPLDNAQVTSQLAQISTVDGIERLNTMLGQIMEGQQSSEAMQAASLVGRGVLVPGKGLLLTEAGAVGGFSLDAPADKVTMSIKDANGLEVANVDLGAFDAGTHNFQWDGAAADGTRAANGKYTVSLAATAGDTTAAAESLEFGAVSSVVRGPKSTDLQIGDLGIFKMSEIRQIL from the coding sequence ATGACAACCGTCAATAGCGCGACCTCCTCGGCGGCCGATGCCGTGATGTCGAATCTCGCGCGCAACAGCGCCGCCCCCGAAAAATCCGAGGAGCTCAGCCAGACCCGTTTCCTGAAGCTGCTGACCACGCAGCTCAAGAACCAGGATCCGATGAACCCGCTCGACAACGCGCAGGTGACTTCGCAGCTGGCGCAGATCAGCACCGTCGATGGCATCGAGCGGCTCAACACGATGCTCGGCCAGATCATGGAAGGCCAGCAGTCCTCCGAAGCGATGCAGGCGGCGTCGCTCGTCGGCCGCGGCGTGCTGGTGCCGGGCAAGGGATTGCTGCTCACCGAAGCCGGCGCGGTCGGCGGCTTCTCGCTCGATGCGCCCGCCGACAAGGTCACGATGAGCATAAAGGATGCGAACGGCCTCGAAGTCGCGAACGTCGATCTGGGCGCGTTCGATGCCGGCACGCACAACTTCCAGTGGGATGGCGCCGCCGCCGACGGCACCCGTGCGGCGAACGGCAAATACACCGTAAGCCTCGCCGCGACGGCGGGCGACACGACTGCCGCGGCCGAATCGCTCGAGTTCGGCGCGGTGTCGAGCGTGGTGCGCGGACCGAAAAGCACCGACCTGCAGATAGGCGATCTGGGCATCTTCAAGATGTCCGAGATCCGGCAGATTCTCTGA
- the flgC gene encoding flagellar basal body rod protein FlgC, which produces MSMLNVFTIAGSALHAQSARLNATASNLANADSVAGPDGQPYRAKQVVFTATPVAGPGGVGVQVTEVVESAAAGRLTYDPGNPAANPEGYVEMSNVNVVEEMTNMISASRAYQTNAEVMNTAKTLMQRTLAIGQ; this is translated from the coding sequence ATGAGCATGTTGAACGTCTTCACGATTGCGGGCTCCGCGCTGCATGCGCAGTCCGCTCGCCTCAACGCGACCGCGTCGAACCTCGCGAACGCCGACAGCGTCGCGGGCCCCGATGGCCAGCCCTACCGCGCCAAGCAGGTGGTGTTTACCGCCACGCCGGTGGCCGGGCCGGGCGGAGTGGGGGTGCAGGTCACGGAGGTTGTCGAGAGCGCGGCGGCGGGACGCCTCACGTACGACCCCGGCAATCCCGCGGCCAACCCCGAAGGCTACGTCGAGATGTCGAACGTGAACGTCGTCGAGGAGATGACCAACATGATCTCGGCCTCGCGCGCCTATCAAACCAACGCCGAAGTCATGAACACGGCGAAGACCCTCATGCAGCGCACGCTGGCGATCGGCCAGTGA
- the flgB gene encoding flagellar basal body rod protein FlgB — protein sequence MKSRLDSALQFHQTALNVQARRQQMLASNIANADTPNYKARDLDFAAALKGATGGRSGPLALAGTSARHLPGGQGTPLEPHVGYRGEFQSSVDGNTVNMDVERAAFAENSVQYEASVTFINSLLRGMQTAINGQ from the coding sequence ATGAAATCCCGACTCGACAGCGCGCTGCAGTTTCATCAGACGGCGCTCAACGTGCAGGCCCGGCGCCAGCAGATGCTGGCGTCGAACATCGCGAACGCCGACACGCCGAATTACAAGGCGCGCGACCTGGATTTCGCCGCCGCGCTGAAGGGTGCGACGGGCGGGCGGAGCGGACCGCTGGCGCTCGCGGGCACTTCGGCGCGCCACCTCCCCGGCGGGCAGGGGACGCCCCTCGAGCCTCATGTCGGCTATCGCGGCGAGTTCCAGTCGAGCGTCGACGGCAACACCGTGAACATGGACGTCGAGCGCGCGGCATTTGCCGAGAACTCGGTGCAATACGAAGCGAGCGTGACTTTCATCAACAGCCTGCTGCGTGGCATGCAGACCGCGATCAACGGCCAGTGA